CAAAAGGTTCCGGGCTCGAATATTGGCTGGGACAACTTTtcctcattctcacagatttcctcatctgtatcttttcaaattaattaactaattttcagtatatcaccggacGGTTTAGAGAATTAATGGTATATAACTGTAGTGTTTATAggtctatatataaataataacatcCAAAATGGCAGTCGATCGGAACATTTTTGGAGAGCGATATTTACTAATTTAGCCCAAAAAAGAACTTGAATTAGCTTTAGATTGTTAACTTTGTATGATAATGGGAACAACTTGACAACAACACGTAGAATcattaagaaaaaaaacagaatttgtCAGTTTCGGTTGCCTGCGATGTTTCATATCGCTAGCCTGTGCTATCTATGTCTAGGTATGTTGTTCCACTGTTGACATAATTCACAGTAGGTGtgctataaaacaaattaatactaTGATGATTTGTTTATTCGTGAAATGATATAAATAAGTTCACCTCataaattttcttttattttaatttgttgtgtTCAGCGTATCGCCAGAGGGTCtttatgtgtttaaatataACGTACAGATGTCTACGTATGAACAGATGCAGTTCATAGAAGATAGTTTAGTTTTGCGTGTTAGAGTATTTACTACTGAAGATGGTGTGTATGTTTCAAAAGCAAAGTTTTATTCTACCGATCCAATGCACGTGTACCGCTTCAATCCAGAAACTGGTAGGCTAAACACTACTTTTAGACATAACGTACACATATAagatttgtattaattattaccCATTTATATtagaatatattatttattaccattTCAATATCCATACTTTAGACTGACTGACTCTTAGTTATGCACAATTCAATATAGAATCCTAATTACTATATGAGttaaatttatgattaattttaatCGTATTGAGAGAAATGCATCTGTAACAAATTTACTACCAATAAGTCTATAGCTTTTCAGATGACAAGGCCTATACACGCGTAGGACGTCTTTCTTCAAAATCCAATTTTTTCACCCACAAATCCTCCGTTTACTAAGCAAACAAACTAAAAGAACGTCGAGATGATTCAAATTTGTTGGCATGAGGCCTAACTATGTTATATAGTGGCGctttatgatatttttaataatttactgGATTGTGGGGTATCGGTGACACAATCGTGGAAGTAATGTACGCTTGAACATCATAAAGATCTCGCACCCATCTATGCGCCGCCTCATTACGCCTCAGGCCTCATATGTATTATTCACAAGGCAAGAACTCAGaagaaataacattttgttcaaaagcaaaacaaaaatatattgctaATTTTTCTTTGATAAAGAACAATTTGAGGATACATTCACAATTGAATGTGGTTATTGCTCGACATCGTTTTTTCAAGATAGTCGAGGAGACTCAAGTTTGTTCGTTGCCCGATTTCAAAATCCAGACAAAACTACAAACTCGGAAATGTATTCATTTACAAGAGATGCCATTGGTGGAGAATACAGTCAGGTAGGTTTTTTCCGTTAATGTAATTCTAAGATACTCAGAGTGGTGTctcaatcaatattatttactCGTGTATGGGCATTTGATGATGATCCAAGAAAGATCATGACTTGTTTTACGTAATTACTTCAGTATTAATAACCGActctaaataattaaatataaggTCAAGAGGTCAGATTTCTTAGGTAAAACGTTCATTGTATACCAGACAACATATAGTACTATAGGGCCTACTAGACAACATGTTTACGTTACATgctattaaatacaaataaaaatgaaaaagaatttttattattcttctttgaGTTAATTGAAACAAATGGAATAGATGACTCGCATATGTTTGAAATTGACGGAAGTAACTATCTAGTAATGGCACAGACACGCAATACAGGTGGAGATCTCCAAGACACGTTGATCTATCGGCAACGTCACGATTACGGTAAGGAACATTCAAATATCCACTCAGACCAATCGCCTCCGGCCCATGTGcaaattagtttaataatactatacttggccaaatataaacaataggcctatagaaaTATATTACgtcatagaataaaaatgttcaattgTTTAGTAACTTGGAATGTTAAATAGCAGGCTCGTGTAGTTCAAATTGAAAAAGTTAGCATTTTAAAATGTGAGACCAAATAAACTAATTACCTAACGTTATGCCCTAGATTACAAagtttataaaaatacaaatgataacTTTTTCTTTATGTTGTGTCTTTTTTAGGAAAACCAGCAACGGCGTCAGTGTTTGCGATTTTTATTCAAAGTAAAggtgaattttataataaaaacaagtttgtaaTTTTGAAATCATCTGATTAGTAATGTTAGTGATGTTTCTGGTGatctaaaaattaaagaaaataaaattaacattcacaattaaatatttttgataataatttaataaataataactacgAAATATCTGTTACGGTCTTGAAATCTTCGTGTGATGTTTAGTTTTCTTCGTGAGTATTGTTTGTTGTAtatgaaattgttattttgaaatgatcaatctatcaatcaatcaatcatcaatcaatcaatcaatcaattacgcacatttatttttttcgaGTCAAGTCAAACAGGCTACACTCAGTATCTAGTTAATTACATTATACTGTaggtttatatttctttttcgtCTGTTGTACTTTATCtaataatactaggcctaatcTTTGTCAAATACCTTGTACAGGATATAtacctataataatataattaattcataaCTTTAGAAGACTTTAACACTAATTGAACCCATCATATTCTATGAAACACAAACATAACCTAGAAGCATGTtcaaaacatgtgtttcaaaaaTAGTCACTGTTAGcacattacaaataatttatttacctATGTTTGCCAATGTTTCAGAATGCTATACTGCTACTGATGGTGTTGATTATCAAGGTATAGTAAGTACCACCACTGACGGTTACACGTGTCAAAAGTGGACAGACCAAACGCCTCATACACATAGCTACTCACCAGAAGCAGCGCCTGGTTTCGGTTTAGGAGACCACAACTATTGCCGTAACCCTAGTAGTCACACTCAGCCCTGGTGTTACACAACTTCTGCAGAGAGGTGGCAAAACTGTGATGTTGGATCTCCAGTGACAAGTTGTAGTAGGTTAACGTTTAATGCTTCAGCCATTACATTTCTTTTCAAATGGGCGGCGTTTTTCTCGCACATATTTGCCTCTATCGTATTGGTATTATTATGGTATCAGTTTTAACTAAGAAAACCTCGTGGCAAATAAGATCaggcttttattttattttatttacatttattcaaAATGTGTTGAACAAGTGAGATACAGTTGTGTCCAAGTAGTGGTTAGTTCAAGGTGTTCTGAAGAATAGGAAGAGTTGCGACAGGTTTATAGATTGTTAATGTAtttgaatgaaaatattatttaaatcacCAGTAGGTAGATTTCATACTGTATGAGGTTAGTAATCCTAGAGGGGTGGTTGTCCTGAGGGTATTTGTTATTGGGGGGCGTGGGTGTTGTCCTGGGGGGCTGTAGTTGTTCTGCTGGGTAGTTATCCTAAAGTAATTTAATATTGTTCGGATGGTAATTGTCCAGCTAGGATATAGTTGTCCTAGTCAATCGACTTCAACCGGAGTGGCATATTAAGTTTTCTGACTGACGGCAAATGCTTTTATATACAGACCCATGGACACCCTGGTTCAACCGTGACAATCCTTCAGGTAGTGGAGATTGGGAAACTGTTTCAGACTTGTACAGCGTAagtaatattatatacataacaTCAAAATCATTTTCACCATTATTGAGAATGAATACCTATTCTTACTTAGTCCGGGACATACCCGAACTTATTTGACTAGATTCCTATtcgataaaaacaaattgtgaaaGTAAATCtgttaaatactgtatgcatgaAGTGTCCCATTAACTTTTGACCAAAAGtaggatcgaaaaaaaaaaaattacctgcCAAAAAatgggatttttttttctgccaaaAGGATTAACTtggttaaaactacaaaatggcctttTCAGAATCTGATTTTATCCTTCTTCTTTAACCTATATCATTCCTAGGAGAATCCAAGTATAATGTGTGATAATCCAACAGCTATTGAATGTCAAACAATTAACGGGTTACCTTACACTTCTACTGGAGAAATTGTTAGTTGCACTACATATGGTCTTGTTTGTAAAAATGAAGACCAAACAGTTGGCGAATGTAGTGATTATCGAGTTCGTTTTTTTTGTCCAGGTTAGTAGTTACTAACAACAATTCAAAATAAATCTAGTTAAAATGTAGACCTAAAAATAGCCAAAATGCGTAATAATTGATGGTGCAATAAGAACGCGTCCATGTGATTAGTACGGTCCTTACGGACCTTAGTCGTCGGTTCTTCTTAAGTTAAATTAAAGGTACcgtttttactaattttaatgttgtaatttaaaaatgacATGATGTTCATTTCTCTCCTTTTATACCATGCGTAGCCAAAGGTAAGTGAGTTTTTGATTTGATGGCATTCAGTTCTTCGTTTAGATTCTTCCGATTGCTAAAGCTAATTAATTTGTTCAAAGCAAAAGTGTAAGTATGTCAGGTAGTTCACAATTAGACGCTTGGCCGTCTTCTCTCAACCGCTTGGCCATCTTCTGTCAACCGCTTGGCCATCTTCTCTCAACCGCTTGGCCATCTTCTCTCAACCGCTTGGCCATCTTCTCTCAACCACTTGGTAATCTTCTCTCAACCCTCAACCACTTGGCCATCTTCTCTCAACCGTTTTGCCGTCTTCTCTCAACTGCTTGGCCGTCTTCTCTCAACCGCTTGGCCATCTTCTCTCAAACGCTTGGCCATTTTCTCTCAACCGATTGGTCATCTTCTCTCAACCCTCAACCGTTTTGCCATCTTCTCTCAACCGCTTGGCCGTCTTCTCTCAACTGCTTGGCCGTCTTCTCTCAACTGCTTGGCCATCTTCTCTCAAACGCTTGGCCGTCTTCTCTCAACCGCTTGGCCATCTTCTCTCAAACGCTTGGCCGTCTTCTCTCGAATGCTTGGCCGTCTTCTCTCAACCGCTTGGCCGTCTTCTCTCAACCGCTTGGCCATCTTCTCTCAAACGCTTGGCCATCTTCTCTCAAACGCTTGGCCATTTTCTCTCAACCGATTGGTAATCTTCTCTCAACCCTCAACCACTTGGCCATCTTCTCTCAACCGTTTTGCCATCTTCTCTCAACCGCTTGGCCATCTTCTCTCAAACGCTTGGCCGTCTTCTCTCAACCGCTTGGCCGTCTTCTCTCAACCGCTTGGCCGTCTTCTCTCAACCGCTTGGCCGTCTTCTCTCAACCGCTTGGCCATCTTCTCTCAAACGCTTGGCCATCTTCTCTCAACCGCTTGGCCATCTTCTCTCAACCGCTTGGCCATCTTCTCTCAACCGCTTGGCCATCTTCTCTCAAACGCTTGGCCATTTTCTCTCAACCGATTGGTAATCTTCTCTCAACCGCTTGGCCGTCTTCTCTCAACCGCTTGGTCATCTTCTCTCAATCGCTTGGCCATCTTCTCTCAACCGCTTGGTCATCTTCTCTGAACCGCTAGGCCATCTCCTGTCAGCCGCTTGGCCATCTTCTTTCAACGGCTTGGCCGTCTTCTCTCAACCGCTTGGCCATCTTCTCTCAATCGCTTGGCCATCTTCAATTCTATCAACTTCTTAACCATCTTCTCTCAACCGCTTGGCCATCTTCTCTCAATCGCTTTGGCCGTCTTTTTTCAACCACTTGGCCATCTTCTCTCAACCATTTGGCCGTCTTTTTAACCGCTTGGCCGTCTTCTCTCAATCATTGTTCATTTTCTCTTAACCACATGTCCATCTCTCAACCTCGATTGATTCACACCGTAACGCCGGGAATTCCTCAAATTACAACTACATTTCATTTTCCCTCCTTTTTACTGTAAGTCGTTGACAATTTCAAATAACATATCATTTCTTTTTTCCTTCCCATCATATGGGTAGCCAAAagtaagttatttttatttaattcaacaCGCATGCCACAGCAtcgtcataatcatcatcatcattatcaacagcACAACTCAGGcttgtatattttaatacagtattccAAAAACTAAAATGATCTTACGTTACAGCTTGGATACTTGTGTATAAAGCTGTTTCCGGTGTAAATAACGTTGACCTGTATGATTTGTGGAACACAGCAGGATCAAGGAATGAAGGAAACCAAGATGCTATGAAGCTTGATGATTCCTTCAGAGACCATTACAAAAGCAGCCTAGTTGACGCCTGGCATAAGGTTTTAAAGGTAAGTTTACAAACAACATGCATACATTGCCCCTCCTCTGTTCTTGCTACGAGCCTAATATATAATGATGATTTCATACTCATTTTTTGAAGGTGAAAATTGCTCTATACGACAATGGAAAGTCTAAATTGTCGCTAATATTCAACGCTGTGGGCGCTACTAAAACTGAATGGTTCACCAAAGAAAGGCTGTTGAATTACCCGTGGAAAGACCTTCGTACTAAAACACCAGCAAAGTTTCTAATGGTCTACACAAGGTTAGTTATTCTTTTAATCGTACTATGTAAACTACTGCACTCACTAGagttataaacaaatatacaaaacaGAAAATTGTCAACAGCAACAAATTATAACAAGGACAACAACGGGTgacaaaatttaaattagatATTACGGTACGGACACCAACCCAATAAAGAATTTAGATTAGAGAAAAAGACGACAAACTGTATGAATATTCTGGGGAAAACCATGTCATCAATTATCCGATTAACAAACTGAGTTTCCAAAAAACTTATTTAAATTGGCAAATTGGGCTTTGGTTAATTATGTTTTGGTAAATTGAATTTTGGTAAAACTAGGTTTTTGCAAAGTTTGAATACCGTAGACTATTAATAAGGCAGACTGGTTCAGCCAAAGTACAGTAAATTAATAGTATTAATTATTCTGTATACAGTAGCAATGGAGGGCGATATTGGAATATATATGATACTTGGGGTGATTGCAACAATCGCAAAGTGTGGCTGTCCATATTACCATTTCCGGGATGTAGTTTTGAACTGACAGAACCTCAACCAATGTTTATGTATTCTGATCGGAAAACGTCAATAACGCCCAAAGCAGAGGGTAAGCTGATAAAAGTATCAACGACATTTaatattacaacaaaaataagttttttttctcttattATGCTTTTTTTATTTCGTAATGTTTCAACATACAAAGATGTGATGACAAATTCGAATAGTTTTACACCATATAAAACAAACTCAAAGTTTTGGCAATTTAAAAGCAACTTGTTACCGGTATTTAAAAGTCTATTTGAAATATATACAATTCGTGAGATGCAGTTAGTAATGGCATAATGTCGGATATAGCGACTATAGAATGTAAGTTGGTCACATCTGATAATTAATTCAACAAAACACGTCTTATATGATAGTGTGTTCAAATTACAAAAGAACATCGATGatattgtgtaggcctatagtattacagttttactttaaattatatatatatatatacattttatagttaTTATAAACTCGTACCTCGATAACGGGGCTGAGAAAGCGCTTTCCAGTTACATTTTGAAGTCGCCTGGTGTAACAGCATGGGATTGTCTTGACCTCTGCCGTGGTTTGGATTACAAATATGCTGGTGTTAATAACAAGCACACTGAGTGTTATTGTGGTGACGGTTATAATTCTGGCGGAACAACATCTTTCGAGGAACGTTCTCAATCCGACGTAACGCTTATGATGAACACAGGTAGGCCAtgtgaatgttttaaaatgttattgctcagaattccattaaatttactttatatcAGAAAAGAGTTGCTTTATATTGTGTTTAAAGAAGAGATGAAGGACtagattaaaattaaacatcCATGGTTTCGTCCATATTAGGAAAGTATAAGGTTAGTAGTGGTTAGGTACAATTTGTTGAAGGTGTAACTGATAGGTGTATGTACAAAAGGAAGGCACGGTAGAAGAACTGAATGGATAATTCAATGGAGAGGTGGTCTGACTGAAGACAAACATGCGGCTTTCGAACGTCTACAGTCCAACTAAGGACAAGGATTTGTAATAACAATGACTTATAACTGGTAACAACGACTCGGTTAACTGCAAACCTTTATAAATCCTTAATCTGAttgtattttcattaatatttgtTAGACGCTTTAAATACAGCAATTTTAACGAGTTTTAAAGTTGAGTTGACAGAAAACTCTATCATGCTTTGTCTTTGAACATTTACTTTTAAATCCACTATGTATTTAGGTATCTGATTTACATTTTGCCTCTTTTAGTGCAACCATGGGAATTACATCAGACGATTTCGGACACAAATTATCCAAAGAAGGCGGATTCCTTTGAACATAACggaaattattatataattgtacAAAGCACGCAAAGCAGTGAAGCACGGCCATTACACactcatgtatataaatatagaaaatcAACCGAGCTTTTTGAACCACACCAGTTGATAGATAGCTCGTACCGTTTCTACACGTTTACATTAGTAGAGGTAAATGTCACATTTCTTACATTTTAGTCATAGTAATGAagaagtataaatataaaatacaggGAAAATGGTACTCCCATCATTGTTCCCCCTgaattaaagtttaaattagAAGGAATcgtaatattaaaaaaaaaaatcatgttgaCCTATTATGGCAAGTGTATCATTCGTAAACAAATTCATTCATCTTAAAACAATAATTGCGTTGTTTTAGATATAATTTTAGTGGCACAtgattagtacagtattttgttaaaatgttgTGTTTAAATACAGActaaaactattttaatttacaGGCTTACAAGCAATGGTACTTGATATTTCCACCAATAAATGATATTTCAACCAATAGTATCAGTAGCCTGAAGGCAGCGTTCTATCGGTTAGAAGGCAATTACTTCATAAAGCATTTTGAGAAGGAAACGTGTAGTGGTTATGGATGGGGCAGCTTTACCGTGAATAATGACGTGTATATCATTGAGGGCAACAGATATGGGGAGCCATGTACCTCGTCTAATTCAAACGGCAATTTGAAGATATATAAATGGATATgattatacattataaatgaatgGACAGATATGAACTTGTTCAACAATCATTTATATGGTAAATTGTAAATACCGACAATTGCTAATTTTACTACATATAATATCTCTCCCATGTAAACATTATAAAACTATTAAATAGTTTACAGTATAACATTGTTGAAGAATGTAGGCAATAATTAGAAActtttgtaatataaatatggcgtttgttaatgtaattaaattttaatatattttgtaattatatcAAATCAATTTTTGAggaattattaaagatgtattgtcccttgaaatccaaaaaaaatgaaggtcaaaatattctaaaatttaaattggacatatcaaagtaataataaagttattcactttaagtcgaaaattcaagccaaaaacaagtttacgtaattaacaggtaaattaatttgattacatttcatctggaaaatcgtcgcgagcgaaagtaaacaaagatttcaaaccacgagtatgcatattatgcatgatgctaataaggattgtttacaactcggtTGAGAgggttttcacacagatcgcgaggaagttttatgattatgctgcatacagagtagccaatcaagcgcgttgcattatgggatatgttttgatcgaaaactttgactggaattcaaagttattttttttaacaaaaaaacgtctgtatttcagttaaattattttttttttagactcatttttggtgaaagttaataactattacgattcttcaaaatgacccactttttcgaaatctttttcttttctttttttttaattagtcaaagggacaatacatctttaatatagaCGTTTGCCTTTTTGCAATCTTTTTATTGAGTCGGTATACACGTCTGCATCCTTGCCTAATGACCATACAAATTTATTATACTACCAACATTTTGAAAgaaatgaatacaaaaatatattgtacaAATCACTGGTTACGTTACCGTCTTCATAGAGACATATGGTAGCCATCGACATAAAGTTGGCATTTGAATTAAAAGTGTACACAATATTTTGTAGAGTGACATACCACAATCATTGCAAATAATTTAGTCacaaagtattattttttaacaaagttGGAACTTATGTAGTGGCATCTAGCTTGACTTTAAGTAATAATGGTATCTTCCGACGTCGTTGTATAGTATGTGTTGTGTAAAAACAAGTATTTTGGTAGGATCTTCATTGTAATGACATGATCAGTTTgatcaatatttttgttaagCCGTGTAGTTAAAGTCATATTTAGGCTATGCTAATTACATAATGATCTTTACATATCAAAGGACATgccctgtaggcctactagtctaggttctagactgTGTTTCGAATATtagtaacaatataaatatgtatgggATGACATCTTCCACTTGTCTTCAGATAATAACTCTTTGCATATGTCAACTAATATATTGACACGGTTTAGCTGAATCGAGCTCAGTATAGTGGTAAATAAAGACAAAATGTACGCTATGAGAAATATTGTTATGTTACTTGCTTTATGGTTATTTgtgtttattaatattcataacaCAATCATATTTATAACCTGAACTTATCCAAAagcataatataggcctatttttttatataaaaacttATATAAAAAGACTATCAATTACATGTTCGTTTCAATCAAAGGAACACACcggtatattttaaataaaccgGGCctttacatttcatttcattatttaatcGGTCTATTTCAGtgtatacataacaaaaaaatgacattggggagaccagggtcaacctaagtgaactaaATCACTGTAgatgagccggttgacccaacctCAAAGTCAATTTACACAACAATACACAAAAAGCAGTTAaagcgaatcaaaatgaatgtgaacttttctaatgaaggctgATGGGCTTTCTAGGACTGCAGAAATGGTCTGGAAGCTGGTCCCCGACTCTATACTATCCCTATACCTCTATGTTcgtaaaataaatttgtaactataagaaaattaataatattataattttctttGAATTCGTACAATACAAGTGAGGTTAATGATTGTTTATACCTATGcaatttaatatgtttttcaATTTAGTCCAAAATATACTTGATTCTGCtacaataaaagtaaataacatattacaaaaaataaaaagataccATATTTACTCCATTATGAATAATATGTCAATTTCAGTGTGTGAGTAATTCAGCTTTTTGTCGTAAAAAGGTAAACTACCTGTTTCTATGGCAAGTAGTTTTTCAATGGCACTGGCAAACAGAACGATTTTACAAAACCGGATTTTCGATTTTCAAGCTCGGTGTTTAATACGGCTTGGAGAAATTACTTTAAACATGGTTTGTACAtgcttattttgttttaaaacaatagaGCATATAATGATAAGTATGAAttgttaatttgtatttatcgACCGAAGGATGTTGCAATTTATATAGGCATATAGAGCTACgcattaatgaaatatttattgattatacTAGTATATAGTTAAGGAAGTATGTTTCTACGGTATTGATTCTGGATAATATGCACCGGAACAACGGATTGACGTATTCATAGTAACAACGGATTGACGTATTCATAGTAACAACGGATTGACGTATTCATAGTAACAGCAGAACGATGTATTCATTTTAATAGGAAAACATCTTAATAGTAATGCCTAAACTACACCAGGCCTCGTGTGagataagaaaaaaatattaagacCCGTTAAACCACTAAGGCTCTCATGTTATGGTAGGCCTTccacattttcattttcatgaaCTGGGATATTGTTATAAACCATCAGGATAATAATAACATCATAGTTCtaatatttctaatatttttaatatttctaatatttttaatatttctaatatttctaatatttctaatatttctaatatttctaatatttctaatatttctaatatttctaatatttttaatatttctaatatttctaatatttctaatatttctaatatttctagtacagtatttctaatatgtaaattaataatctaAAATATGAAGAATAACATAAATCGGTTTCTTCTGTTTaccaattataaaattaattttctggGAGTGATGTATTGATATACCGTA
This is a stretch of genomic DNA from Antedon mediterranea chromosome 3, ecAntMedi1.1, whole genome shotgun sequence. It encodes these proteins:
- the LOC140043997 gene encoding uncharacterized protein, translating into MAMETTIFQAVICLFLFRLTSAVVICPNTETNAIYHGRQHWKIPDTMTTYNDTDLASCSVFCRQDTNCKSFAVAENTCMLYSIQVGKNTRKLVKDIKSVHFDGVQVTPKIESRFGTCSVGNLCENGASCVNDCSVRGYSCICAESFRGINCEHKLTNRLSLQATIPLIEPRRLTQFWSKDRLYIVVANAVSPEGLYVFKYNVQMSTYEQMQFIEDSLVLRVRVFTTEDGVYVSKAKFYSTDPMHVYRFNPETEQFEDTFTIECGYCSTSFFQDSRGDSSLFVARFQNPDKTTNSEMYSFTRDAIGGEYSQLIETNGIDDSHMFEIDGSNYLVMAQTRNTGGDLQDTLIYRQRHDYGKPATASVFAIFIQSKECYTATDGVDYQGIVSTTTDGYTCQKWTDQTPHTHSYSPEAAPGFGLGDHNYCRNPSSHTQPWCYTTSAERWQNCDVGSPVTSCNPWTPWFNRDNPSGSGDWETVSDLYSENPSIMCDNPTAIECQTINGLPYTSTGEIVSCTTYGLVCKNEDQTVGECSDYRVRFFCPG
- the LOC140044815 gene encoding uncharacterized protein gives rise to the protein MKLDDSFRDHYKSSLVDAWHKVLKVKIALYDNGKSKLSLIFNAVGATKTEWFTKERLLNYPWKDLRTKTPAKFLMVYTSSNGGRYWNIYDTWGDCNNRKVWLSILPFPGCSFELTEPQPMFMYSDRKTSITPKAEVIINSYLDNGAEKALSSYILKSPGVTAWDCLDLCRGLDYKYAGVNNKHTECYCGDGYNSGGTTSFEERSQSDVTLMMNTVQPWELHQTISDTNYPKKADSFEHNGNYYIIVQSTQSSEARPLHTHVYKYRKSTELFEPHQLIDSSYRFYTFTLVEAYKQWYLIFPPINDISTNSISSLKAAFYRLEGNYFIKHFEKETCSGYGWGSFTVNNDVYIIEGNRYGEPCTSSNSNGNLKIYKWI